From the Natrarchaeobaculum aegyptiacum genome, one window contains:
- a CDS encoding protein-L-isoaspartate O-methyltransferase family protein, with protein MDPAVLRDDMVDGLESPPREVIESEAVAEAMRAVPRRLFLPDDRNAYADSDHEVRGSRILAPSTVARLLEALALEPDDDVLVVGVGVGYTAAVCAEIVGETNAHAVDIARPLVFDARENLERAGYGGVLVDCRDGANGLPEYAPFDRILLEAAVAESPRALREQLSPSGRLVYPRLRDARGQRLEVQTAAGERSPRGIVEFDPLLVAGEQTGAVERNRTAREDREFAARRAESRRGWEQEWIEWDAGSRRSNWPSR; from the coding sequence ATGGACCCCGCGGTACTTCGAGACGACATGGTCGACGGCCTCGAGTCGCCACCACGCGAGGTGATCGAGAGCGAGGCCGTCGCCGAAGCGATGCGGGCGGTCCCGCGTCGTCTCTTCCTCCCGGACGACCGGAACGCCTACGCCGACAGCGACCACGAGGTCCGCGGCAGTCGCATCCTCGCCCCCAGTACGGTCGCCCGCCTGCTCGAAGCCCTCGCACTCGAGCCCGACGACGACGTCCTCGTCGTGGGCGTCGGCGTCGGCTACACGGCCGCCGTCTGCGCCGAGATCGTCGGCGAGACGAACGCCCACGCCGTCGACATCGCCCGCCCGCTCGTCTTCGACGCCCGAGAGAACCTCGAGCGTGCCGGCTACGGTGGCGTCCTCGTCGACTGCCGAGACGGCGCGAACGGGCTCCCGGAGTACGCCCCGTTCGACCGCATCCTGCTCGAGGCTGCCGTCGCCGAGTCGCCACGAGCACTCCGCGAGCAACTCTCGCCCTCGGGCCGACTGGTCTACCCACGACTCCGGGACGCACGGGGCCAGCGACTCGAGGTGCAGACGGCCGCCGGCGAGCGGTCCCCGCGCGGGATCGTCGAGTTCGATCCGTTGCTCGTCGCCGGCGAACAGACGGGTGCAGTAGAGCGAAACCGAACCGCGCGAGAGGACCGGGAGTTCGCTGCGCGACGTGCGGAGTCCCGGCGCGGCTGGGAACAGGAGTGGATCGAGTGGGACGCCGGTAGTCGTCGCTCGAACTGGCCCTCGCGGTGA